CTGCTTCGTTTATCCCATGCGATTTTTGGCGCAATTTGAAACGCGCTCCTACAAAGATATCATGTTTTCGTAATATATGTGTTTCATCAATTAGTTTGATTTTAACTCTATGTGATTACTTTTCCTACAGTTTTTCCAGATATATTGATTCAGATGATAACCAGAAAAGAGCTAAACGTCTATTGTGATAAAGGTGATTTGCTTGGTCATTTTATCAATATACattatagaatatatataatttcatctCCCCAGCACTAATAAAGCCATACTTTGTTCTTGGACAGCGCATGTCAAGTTCTTATTTGTCTAAAACGAACTTATCCACTTAATTTTGAAGTAaatttattatgaaaatttGAGGGTCTAAGTTAAAGTAAGAAGCATGGGACGACAATGCTTTGTGGATATCAATAGCCTCAACTTTCTATTCATGTACCAAGTATTTACAAGGTAAACTATTTTAACATCTCAAATTCAAATCAATATTTACATTGAGTATAACAATTATTTAAGCATTGGGAGTCAGCTCTTGAAAGAGTCACAGATGTTCATGTTCCATATTCAGTTGAAGTTTTTGAAGCTCACTGCGACATGAGTGGTGATTTATACGGTAACTCCAACATTCCATTAGTTAAGTAAGATTTTCCACAGTCGTTTTCTTTTGCCAGCCTATTTAGAGGTCACtcatattagtttattttcaaatttgaagatGTGGTAGGCCATATGAAGCTGATCGATTGTTATAATCTAAACGTACGTATCCTTGGTTTACTTTTGTATTAATACTATCTCCACATGTATGTTAACGTTAAGCTCTATGTCGTCTCTAACTTTATTCACAGATACAGAGTGGAAATATTTGTATACGGTAATGGGGACAACACAACTATTGGGCGAGAAGTTTCTGAGCTGATGGACAACTATGGGGCGAGAAGTTTCTGAGCTGATGGACAACTACGGGGAGGtaattaaatttcttaaaaactacaCAACTCTCGGGACCGACAACTCTCTCACTTTGTGGTTAAAACTTTTAGGCTAATGGGGGTAATGGTAAGTCATCCAACCCAGCGATGAGTTGTGATGAAGAAAACAAGGCCAACCACCCCTACGCCAGCACTTAAAAGGGTCCCTCACTGAACATTGGCACTTGAGGGCCCATGCACATCTGCATCACTACATTACAATTGTGTTTCGTTTTACGTTGCGTAGAgtttaccctttttttttacagaagTTCAGTATGCATTTGTTCAACAGGCTGCTGTTCAACTTGCAATCTACAAATCTTTAAACAATTCACTTTATAAATAAATTGGAAAAGATATATAAGTAAATGTGGGATTTGTAATAAGATCGAAACAAAGGAGACAACACAATCTAAAAAACATTTCTTCCTAACAGAGAGAAAAAgattattaaaaacatttacttatatatgtttttttaattacttatatatcttaaagagagaaaatatacttatatatatttttaaaaaacatttacttATATatcatagagagagaaaatattttaaaaatatttacttatatatctttttttttaaacacagagaaaaaaaatttaaaaacagagagaaaaacatttacatatatatatatatatatatgaatcagTTTTGATAAATCCatagatattattaaaaatcataaaattgaaaaaaatcagAAGCCCAAACAAAATATTACACGACCGACCCGACCATACATGATAACTAAATGCACATCATTATCAacatcttaaaaatataaaacataaatcgAACTAGAGATATATTCCTCTCATTCGCTATATTTGTTGCACTATTCTTCTTTTGTAGTCAGACtcaaatataatacatattgtttataaaaatgCCTACATGCAGTAACATTACCAtctcaatattaataaaataattaacatttagaTGCAAAAACGCTTACGATAATATTAACTTATTAAGTTAATTTTACAGAAAagagataaataaaaaagaaaacaataaaatataaaacaaaacatactaaaaacatacacaattgtttttaaaatatatatgttagcTGTAGCGCGTAAAAATTTCTACAACTTAAGCCTATTTCAATATAAGCCATGTTCGTTTCATCACCAGTGCGTCCAGCGGTAGCGTCCGATAATTAAGTCTTTCCTCACGGCAACATACAACGCTGGTGAAGcattatagaatttttttccAGTCGATGTGGCAGCTAACAACAAACGAAAGGGAGACGAAAAATTTCAGCATTcataaatataatttctttAGCATTCAATCGGCGTTGTTTTAACTTtcaattctgtttttttttctccattgccgtattttttttaatgctgcCGCTGGAACCAGCAGTGATGAAACAAACATAGCTATTCTTAGAGTGTATTTCAGATGATAATTTTTCAGATAAAAAGGTAAAATGTTTAACTACCTAAATGAAAAACATTGTCTTAAATCTGTTTAACTTTTTAAAGAATCATATTtatgaataaagaaaatgaacTAAAAATATCTCAAAACTTATTTTGATGTCTActctaaatgtttttaaatttttttatcaaaataaattaacataaattatGTCCGAAAGATTTCCAAAACagagttttttttgtatttactaAAGAAACTAAATAGATAATGGAACTTTGTGGCTTGTGGCATATACCACTGAAACAAATCATCATGTACATTAGTATTAAACTAAATACAGTTTAAGATATGTTTATGGTTTTTAATCATGCTCAGTAAATCACAATACaactaaattttctttttaattgttACCTCCAGTCCATCATATATTTACCATAGATTTTTCCATCATTTACTTCTAATGGTATACCAAATTAGTTTGTTTAAAGATAAATTTAGGTTAGAGCATCACCAATCCATGCATTTTAGAAGGCATTACAATTTTTTAGAACATTTCTAATTTTCTTCTTGCTATTAAAACACCATCTCAAGCTGtttaatagttaatttaatagactaaaataataatgtaaGTATGTTTCTACTCTAACATACAAACAATATGATAAGGTTATATATTTTCTACACGATACCAGTAAAATAATTGCATTTGGGTAGTGCACATAATCTATCCAAGTACTTTTATTTATACCTAGACATGAAATCATTAATTTTACAACTATACAATATACttatttacataataataaatgccaaaaaataatattaaaaatatattattgtttcaaaatttcatatatttattgaatcaatttatagtaataatttatatatttatatattcaaagTGATACATATTTTATGAACATTATTTTAATGACCATATACATATGAAATTAAGGTTATTTACCTATTcttcaaataataatttaataattgaatcaggtgatatatatataaacaaatatatgatatataaaataacagaatttttttaaaaaatatttaatatagaatatttaaacttttaataaatatttagacACAGTTACTAATAGATTAATAGAGacttatctaaaatatatattaaatataaactaatgatattaaaacaaaaaattcttctgaatttatcaaatattatatcaaaacaaataaatgatataatataacataaaagtaaaattaattatttataaattgatattttatgttatatttaatattaaaaatttaaaatttatagacaaataaaccgcgcgtagcgcggtcaAATCTCTAGTACGAATAATATTGGGATATCTGTAAAATTtggttaattattttagttttccactTAATTCGGATAACATATAGGAACCTGTTTATATATCCAAGAAAATTTCAAATCCAATTtggttatagtttttttttttttttttgacagcaagacATTTAccgactcatattgactctgtaaaccaattGGGTAACtatgcatccatgtgaacgacgaaagacggttgcttTCTAGCACTACGTGCTAAGCTGTCCGCCCGTTGATTCTCCGTCCGAGGTACATGAACAATATATGAGTTGAGGAAACTTTTCCGAAGaagcttgatatcttccaaataactttcaaaagctggccattctgctggttccgaaaccatcttcactaattgagaacaatccgttacaaacgtaacctgaaactgtcgTAAGTTCTTcgtacattccattgcccaaatcaaagCTTCCAATTTGGTTATAGTTTTCTGGATAATTTcgatatctatactattatttatgaagtgatttagcttatttgtcatgatttccatgattttaggtaattttgcttatttgtcaaaTTTTAATTAGGTTTAAATTGAGTcattactttattaataatttaatttgagtccataatttattaatttagataatataactataaaatacgtagatatataattattttgatcttgcttatttgtcatgttttccatgattttagtcagttttgcttatttgtcattgatttattaattaaatgtcctaaatatcatgataattatatattaaaatgtacttttaaaaattattagtatacATATACGTAAAATAGGTTcgggtttattaattattttaaatatcatgataaatatatagatatcaaaataaaaaaattaataataatattaattaaactaatgatttatcctaaaatcatggaaaaatATTTAGCTTATTTGTTAtgatttccatgattttaggtaattttgtttatttgtcaaaTTTTAATTAGGTTTAAATTGAGTCATTACTTCTCTTGTTCTTGAGAGAGAGGATAAGGTCTGAAAGCACAACACTTCTCTTGTTCTTGCTTCTCCTTCCGACACAATGGCTACGTTCCTCACACCTCTTGTTTCAATCAAACCTACAGTCTTTTCATTCCCGTCCCAATCCGTCACCTCTCCACACAGACAAACCAATGTACTCTCACTCAAACCGTTTCCTTCTCCCGCGGGAGCACAGAGCTCCAGGGTGAGATTCATTCCCCACGCGGTGGAGACTGAAGAAAAACCCGCTTCAGACCCTAACGCAGAGTCCTCAAGGCGTGTCTAcatcggaaacatacccagaACTGTGGATAACGAACAGCTCTCAAAACTCGTCGAAGAACACGGCGCCGCTGAAAATGTTCAGGTTCTTGTCGCTGCATCAGTTTCTTTCATAGTTTTTATCATTAAAGATTGATGCTTTTGATTTGTCTCATCAGGTGATGTATGATAAGTATTCAGGAAGAAGCCGTAGGTTTGGATTCGCTACAATGAAATCAGTTGAAGATGCCAATGCTGTGATTGACAAGTTAAATGGCACTGtgagctttcttcttctcttctttcaccATCTTCTGTAATAAAAATGACGAAAGGTTTGTTCTTTTTGTCAGACCATTGAAGGGCGTGAGGTGAAGGTTAACATCACGGAGAAACCTATAGCGTCATCATCGTCTCCTGATTTGTCATTGCTTCAGTCTGAGGATTCGGCGTTTGTAGATAGTCCTTATAAAGTGTATGTAGGGAATCTGGCAAAGACTGTTACTAAACAGATGCTTGAGAATTTGTTTTCTGAGAAAGGGAAAGTAGTCAGTGCCAAGGTTTCAAGAGTGCCTGGCACTTCCAAATCCTCTGGGTTTGGGTTTGTGACATTTTCTACACAAGAGGATGTTGAAGCTGCCATTTTGGCTCTAAACAACTCTGTAAGTTTACTTCATCTTTTCACCTATATAAACACAGAGTAGTGTGTAGAATCTATTTTTTGAATGTTTTGAACTTTCAGTTGTTGGAAGGACAGAAGATTCGGGTGAATAAGGCATAGTGTGAGAAAGAAGAGGAGTCCTTGCGCCCTCACAAGAACGTGAAAAGAATCTCTTTTTGTAATGCAAACATGTAGAGCTTAGTATCATCATCTTTGTATCTTTGTATCCTTTCTAAGATGAAAAAATGAAAGCATTTCATTCTGATCATTTATACGCATCATAGATACACAGGATAGGCTGCTCTCAATACGGCCATTATGTGCTACAGATTGACTTTAGCATTGGTGTTACACAATCTTGCTCATCTCTACAAATTAAGAGTATGATCATCCATAGACTTCTGTCTTAATACATTCTCAAAATGTTAAACAGTGCTGATTAAGAAATGTATTTCTGAAAAGGACTACCCTAAGCTTCACATGGTGAAAGAATATagttgaaaaaaacaaacatttaaaGTCTTAAATGTAGTACATTATACTTGAACATGGTACAACTAActtcatgtttttcttttgctaTAAACATAACTTTATGTATGAACAACATAAAGCATTTTATTTGTTACTAGTAAGGGGTACATTCACAGAGTTACAAGGATGCTCTCAACACTCAAACCTCTGCCTCAGAACAAGTCTCCAAGAACTGGACTAGTTTCAAGCGTTCGTCCTCAAGAAGCTCAGGGTCTTCCCTCGTCAACCTCTCTCTAGTTGCTCCATCCACGCTAGT
The nucleotide sequence above comes from Brassica napus cultivar Da-Ae chromosome A9, Da-Ae, whole genome shotgun sequence. Encoded proteins:
- the LOC106402581 gene encoding 30S ribosomal protein 2, chloroplastic, producing the protein MATFLTPLVSIKPTVFSFPSQSVTSPHRQTNVLSLKPFPSPAGAQSSRVRFIPHAVETEEKPASDPNAESSRRVYIGNIPRTVDNEQLSKLVEEHGAAENVQVMYDKYSGRSRRFGFATMKSVEDANAVIDKLNGTTIEGREVKVNITEKPIASSSSPDLSLLQSEDSAFVDSPYKVYVGNLAKTVTKQMLENLFSEKGKVVSAKVSRVPGTSKSSGFGFVTFSTQEDVEAAILALNNSLLEGQKIRVNKA